A DNA window from Patagioenas fasciata isolate bPatFas1 chromosome 1, bPatFas1.hap1, whole genome shotgun sequence contains the following coding sequences:
- the LOC136104726 gene encoding sulfotransferase 6B1-like has protein sequence MSNPSEEELIHMFKGIPFTTRSSPELLKSLETFDAREDDLLLVSYPKSGTHWLVGVITKLYNTQVTLTSPIEFGDLSKLEELNKLSSKRIIPTHLDYNMLPPNFKKKKCKMIYIARNPKDTAVSMYHYYRDNPNLPTVDTWTAFFDLFLKGDVVCGSWFDHFLSWEEHENDKNILFLFYEEMKKDLPKTVKEIVLFLGLNISDSDIQDICKNSSFSQMKSDTEKENSDPSHTVCTLTSNKKLIFRKGTVGDWKNHFTPKQNRRFEEIFNEKMKLSKMAKNLTFEF, from the exons ATGTCCAACCCCAGTGAGGAAGAACTCATTCACATGTTTAAGGGAATTCCCTTTACCACCAGGTCTTCTCCAGAACTTTTAAAATCCTTGGAGACTTTCGATGCCAGAGAAGATGACCTCCTTTTGGTTTCCTATCCCAAATCTG GCACTCACTGGCTTGTAGGAGTTATAACAAAGCTTTACAATACTCAAGTTACACTAACATCTCCCATTGAATTTGGAGATCTTTCCAAACTGGAAGAACTGAATAAACTCTCATCGAAAAGAATCATCCCAACACACTTAGACTACAACATGTTACCTCcaaattttaagaagaaaaaatgtaAG ATGATCTACATAGCCAGAAATCCAAAAGATACCGCAGTGTCCATGTATCATTACTACAGAGATAATCCAAACCTTCCTACTGTAGACACCTGGACTGCTTTCTTTGACTTGTTCTTAAAAGGAGATG TTGTCTGCGGATCCTGGTTTGATCATTTCCTAAGTTGGGAAGAACATGAAAATGACAAAAACATCCTGTTTTTGTTCTATGAAGAAATGAAGAAG GATCTCCCTAAGACTGTAAAGGAAATCGTTTTGTTCCTGGGCTTAAACATCAGTGACAGTGATATCCAAGACATCTGCAAGAACTCCTCATTCTCACAGATGAAAAGCGACACAGAAAAGGAGAACAGCGATCCCAGTCACACCGTTTGTACCCTGACATCCAACAAGAAGCTGATTTTCCGGAAAG GCACTGTTGGTGATTGGAAGAACCATTTCACTCCAAAACAGAATCGAAGGTTTGAGGAGATATTTAATGAGAAGATGAAACTcagcaaaatggcaaaaaatctCACCTTTGAATTCTGA
- the CMAS gene encoding N-acylneuraminate cytidylyltransferase has protein sequence MEAEGSGEGRPRAHLAALVLARGGSKGIPLKNIKLLAGVPLIGWVLRAACDAGVFHSVWVSTDHDEIEKVAKQFGAQVHRRSPEVSQDSSTSLEAIREFLNQHPEVDIVGNIQATSPCLHPSDLIKVADLLQKEGFDSVFSVVRRHQFRWSEVKKGENKMTEPQNLNPAKRYRRQDWPGELYENGSFYFAKRHLIEKGYLQGGKMAYYEMRAEHSVDIDIDIDWPIAEQRVLRFGYFGREPLKEVKLLVCSIDGCLTNGRIYVTEDQKQMVSYDYRDIVGIDLLKKRGIQVRLISERDCSKTLSAMQLGCVAKTRATNKLQVLEDWQKDMGLSWKEVAYLGNEESDVECLRKAGMSGVPADACVVAQKAAGYICKSNGGCGAVREFAEHIFLLLEKVTSARKQLEEINSAIKETGK, from the exons ATGGAGGCGGAGGGCTCGGGAGAGGGGCGGCCGCGCGCCCACCTGGCCGCGCTGGTGCTGGCGCGCGGCGGCAGCAAGGGGATCCCGCTGAAGAACATCAAGCTGCTGGCGGGGGTGCCGCTCATCGGCTGGGTGCTGCGCGCCGCCTGCGACGCCGGGGTCTTCCACAG TGTATGGGTTTCTACAGACCATGATGAAATTGAGAAGGTTGCAAAGCAGTTTGGTGCTCAAGTTCATCGCAGAAGCCCTGAAGTTTCTCAAGACTCCTCAACCTCTCTAGAAGCTATCAGAGAGTTTCTTAATCAGCATCCTG aggTTGATATTGTAGGAAATATTCAAGCAACATCTCCCTGTTTACATCCTAGTGATCTTATAAAAGTGGCAGATCTGCTCCAGAAGGAGGGATTTGATTCTGTTTTCTCTGTTGTGAGACGGCACCAATTTAGATGGAGTGAGGTAAAAAAAGGAG aaaacaaaatgaCAGAACCCCAAAATCTGAATCCAGCAAAACGATACCGGAGGCAAGATTGGCCTGGGGAGTTGTATGAAAATGGCTCATTTTATTTTGCCAAGAGGCATTTGATTGAGAAAGGCTACTTGCAg GGTGGTAAAATGGCCTACTATGAAATGCGTGCAGAGCACAGTGTGGATATTGATATAGACATTGATTGGCCTATTGCAGAACAGAGAGTATTGCG CTTTGGATATTTTGGCAGAGAGCCATTAAAAGAGGTGAAGCTATTGGTTTGCAGTATTGATGGATGCCTGACAAATGGTCGCATTTATGTGACAGAAGATCAGAAGCAAATGGTCTCCTACGATTATAGAGATATTGTTGGTATTGATCTATTGAAGAAAAGAGGAATCCAG GTTCGACTTATCTCTGAAAGAGATTGTTCAAAAACACTGTCAGCCATGCAGCTGGGATGTGTAGCAAAGACTCGTGCAACAAATAAATTACAAGTCCTGGAAGACTGGCAAAAAGACATGGGTTTGAGCTGGAAAGAAGTCGCTTACTTAG GAAATGAAGAGTCTGATGTGGAATGCCTGAGGAAAGCAGGCATGAGCGGTGTGCCTGCTGATGCTTGTGTGGTTGCTCAGAAGGCTGCTGGTTATATTTGTAAAAGCAATGGTGGCTGTGGAGCTGTCCGGGAGTTTGCAGAACACATATTCCTGTTGTTAGAAAAGGTGACCTCTGCAAGGAAGCAACTGGAAGAAATAAATTCAGCAATAAAGGAAACGGGGAAATGA